Proteins from a genomic interval of Clostridium scatologenes:
- a CDS encoding chemotaxis protein CheW codes for MQVVVFKLNNEQFAVETAKVQSINDAMEITKVPKAPGHIKGLINLRGNVISLLDINLLLDVSKSEEKQSNIIILEMEDELVGITVDQVDEVLEVEEGIIEKINDGKKAYIEGVINFKDRIVTLIDIDKLLSN; via the coding sequence ATGCAGGTTGTTGTATTTAAATTGAATAACGAACAGTTTGCAGTAGAAACTGCAAAGGTTCAAAGTATAAATGATGCCATGGAAATAACAAAAGTTCCAAAGGCACCAGGACATATAAAAGGACTCATAAATTTAAGAGGTAATGTAATATCACTTTTGGATATAAATCTTTTATTAGATGTATCAAAATCTGAAGAAAAACAAAGTAATATAATTATATTAGAAATGGAAGATGAATTAGTAGGAATAACAGTTGATCAAGTGGATGAAGTCTTAGAAGTGGAAGAAGGAATAATAGAAAAAATAAACGATGGTAAAAAAGCTTATATCGAAGGAGTTATAAATTTTAAAGATAGAATTGTAACACTTATAGATATAGATAAACTTCTTTCAAATTAG